DNA sequence from the Sphingomonas taxi genome:
GATCAGCAGCATGGGGTGGCCGCGATCGCCATAAGGACGCGCCGGGCGTCTCTCCGTTTTGGCGTCAGCCAGCGTTGTGATCCCCATAGACGCAGAATAAGCGGCACCGCGAACGGTTCGCCCGCATTCATCTCCGTTCCGGCATCATCACTGCTGCGGTAAGCATGTTTAGAAGGTTATCACCTCCGAATCGGATGCACCATGATCAGTCGAGCGATTTGACGATCTCTTCGACCATTTTCTTCGCATCGGCGAGGAGCATCATTGTATTGTCCATGTAAAACACATCGTTATCGACACCGGCATAGCCGACGCCACCCATCGACCGCTTGATGAACAGCACCGTCTTCGCCTTCTCGACGTCGAGGACCGGCATGCCGTAGATCGGCGAGCTCTTGTCGGTCTTGGCAGCGGGATTGGTGACGTCGTTGGCGCCGATGACGAAGGCGACGTCGGTCTGCGAAAACTCGGAATTGATGTCTTCGAGCTCGAAGACCTCGTCGTACGGCACGTTGGCTTCGGCGAGCAACACGTTCATATGGCCCGGCATTCTGCCGGCGACGGGATGGATGGCATATTTGACGCGGACACCGTGCGCCTTCAACTTGTCGGCCATTTCGCGCAGCGCATGCTGTGCCTGCGCCACCGCCATGCCATAACCGGGAATGATGATGACCTGTTCGGCCTGGCTCATCAGGAAGGCCGCGTCCTCGGCGCTGCCGCGCTTCCACGGCCGATCGACCTTGGCACCGTCGCCGCCACCGCCACTCTCCGCGCCGAAGCCGCCGGCGATGACCGAGACGAAGCTGCGGTTCATCGCCCGGCACATGATGTAGCTGAGGATCGCGCCCGACGAGCCGACCAGCGCGCCGGTGATGATCATCGCGCTGTTGTGGAGCGTGAAGCCCATCGCCGCCGCCGCCCAGCCCGAGTAGCTGTTGAGCATCGACACGACCACAGGCATATCGGCGCCGCCGATCGGAATGATCAGCAGGAAGCCGATC
Encoded proteins:
- a CDS encoding NAD(P)(+) transhydrogenase (Re/Si-specific) subunit beta gives rise to the protein MEHATAGSSFAALAYLIAGVCFILALRGLSSPTSSQRGNRFGMIGMTIAVVTTLITHVPVDRLLISGSTAAYDYSAMIARIDYLTVVELLAAIGIGAAIGLVTARRIAMTAMPQLVAAFHSLVGLAAVLVAAAAFLNPIAFGIADMVIPMLGQPFAAIHPVSRIEMGLGVAIGAITFSGSVIAFLKLNGNMGGKPILLPGRHVLNLGMLAAILLLIVAFTQDQSRWIFWTITILSFAIGFLLIIPIGGADMPVVVSMLNSYSGWAAAAMGFTLHNSAMIITGALVGSSGAILSYIMCRAMNRSFVSVIAGGFGAESGGGGDGAKVDRPWKRGSAEDAAFLMSQAEQVIIIPGYGMAVAQAQHALREMADKLKAHGVRVKYAIHPVAGRMPGHMNVLLAEANVPYDEVFELEDINSEFSQTDVAFVIGANDVTNPAAKTDKSSPIYGMPVLDVEKAKTVLFIKRSMGGVGYAGVDNDVFYMDNTMMLLADAKKMVEEIVKSLD